In a single window of the Oscarella lobularis chromosome 2, ooOscLobu1.1, whole genome shotgun sequence genome:
- the LOC136184055 gene encoding homeobox protein MSX-3-like → MEEEDDDIGAAGQRIGFSANGLEDMPRLLSPPPPPPPPPPPLIATAHPRFRPIKSGRQPRSQFSAYQIDMLSRRFEQCRYVSYSERVHMARELSMSEHQVKVWFQNRRTKERRKRENNEVEKAKEILYQTAGCRLEPSMAIPYQCPYSDVIDASTCLHGERRDFSN, encoded by the exons ATGGAGGAGGAAG ACGACGACATCGGTGCTGCAGGGCAAAGAATCGGATTCAGTGCTAATGGGCTTGAGGATATGCCGCGGttgctttctcctcctcctcctcctcctcctccaccacCACCGCTTATCGCTACGGCTCATCCGCGGTTTCGGCCGATAAAGTCTGGACGACAGCCAAGATCGCAATTCAGCGCCTATCAGATCGACATGTTGTCGAGACGCTTCGAGCAGTGCCGCTACGTGAGCTACTCCGAACGCGTTCACATGGCCAGGGAATTGTCGATGTCCGAGCATCAGGTCAAGGTCTGGTTTCAGAATCGACGCacgaaagagagacgaaagcgCGAGAATAACGAAGTGGAGAAAGCGAAGGAGATTCTCTATCAAACGGCCGGATGTCGACTCGAACCGTCAATGGCGATTCCGTATCAATGCCCGtatagtgacgtcatcgacgccaGCACGTGCTTGCAcggcgaacgacgcgatttcTCAAACTGA